The Aestuariibius sp. HNIBRBA575 nucleotide sequence GTCCAGTGTCAGCAAAAGCCAGAATGCTTGGGACAGGCCATCCCATAAATCTGACATTTCAATCCCCCTGTGGCGCGATGAAAAGTGGCGCCAATCTATGCGGTAGTCAGATCATATGTTTGGCCATCACAACACCAAGAAAAGCGACATTTCAGCGGTGCAACCCGAACGCGATGCTTGTTTTGGTATGCGTGGGTTCCGATATTATTCTAAGTTTCAAATCCGTTGAACTATGCGCGTCGATGGAAAAGGCCCGCCCGGCAGGGGCAGGCCGTTCGGTTAGCTGGCGTTTTCACCGACGTAATCTTCGAGCAGCTTTTCGTTTCGCGCGTCTTCTATACGCTGAATGCGGTCTTCGCTCAGACGATCATCAAACCGGTATTTCACGAAATTCACCAATGCGAGGGTCAGCATCAGAACTGAGATCCCCCAATAGCCTTTGGTGGCCAGGGGCACGTCGGGCGACAGCCATAGCGACAGGCCCAACATGCCATATGACACGGCCACCCCCAGCCCATTCAGCGACATAATCAGCGTATTATCGGAACGATTGAATTGAGACATGTTATTTCCTTTTCGATTAATGCTTGGATTTATTTGGTTTTTTGGCTTTTAGCTGGGCCAATACATCCTGCCCGGTTTTACGTGTCGCCGCGCCAAAACCATGGTCTGCCATCCGGTCGGCCAATGTGTCGTGGCTTAGATCGTTTTCGATTCCGCGTAGGATTTCAGATTGTTCAAACGGATCATCGGCCCCGATGACACGCTGGATCAGCTCTTCTGCTTCGTCGACGGCGGTATTGGTGCCGGCCGTGGCATTCAAACGCCGCTGAATATGGTGTTCGCGACGCACGGCGCGGGCTTGGATGGCGCCCTGTTTCAGGTCGATAATCCGTCGATGCCCGGCTTCGATCGAGCTGCGCAAACGCATACCTTTCTGATCCAGTCGATCCAGCGTTTCCAATCGGATCGTTAACTCGTTTTCCATATTGGCAATGGCCTCTGCCGCCTCGGCGGCCAAATCTTCTCGATCTGCACGCAACGCGTCTTGGGCGCGGGCCGTCATGTCAGAAATACGTGATTTCAACGTGTTGGCCTGACGGTCTTCGGCGCGTTGACGCTGAATTATCGTGGCCAATGTGGCTTTGGCGGCCTTCAAGCTGTTATCAGCTTCGCGAATTTTCTGGTCGATCAACTCAATCGCAAAGGCATCACGGACCCGATCTTCGGAACGGGCCGAAGCGCCTGCAAGCAATGTCGATAATGTTCTAAACATCTGGCTTCCCTTTCATGAACGTTGTTCATAAATTTGGTATAGGGAGGCAATTCGAGCGCGTCAAGAAAAATTTGAACGTTGTTCAGGGGGGCTATTCAGCAGGAACCAATCGTTTGAGCAAAAGAGCGATCATTTGATCGACTTGGCCGGTGGGCACACCAGCGCTGGCATTTTCCAATCCCAACAGGACAATGCCATGGACCGACGAAAACAAAGTGCGGGTAAACAGGTCGCGTTCCACATCGGACATGTCCCGAAATGCCACCCGCAACGGCGCATCAATATAGGCCAGTAATCGACCCATTTCTGCCAGATACCAATCCGGCGCCGTTTCGCCGTCGGGCCGGTCTACGTCAAATAGGGCACGCCACAAATGGTGATGATCCGCGGCAAAATGGGCATAGGCCTGGCCCATCGTGGTCAATTGATCCAACGGTGTTTGATCTGCGCTGGCCAGTGCTTCGGCCACATCCGCACCCAGTTGTTTAAATGTGCGGGCGTTTACCTCTAGGACCAAATCGGTCAGGTCGCCAAACACGTTATAAATGGCCCCCAAGGCGCAGCCGGCCTCTTTGGCCAGATCGCGGGCACGCAATGCGCCCAGTCCATTTTGGGCAATGTGACGTTGCGCGATCAGCGTCAAAGATTCCCGCAATGCTTTGCGACGTTCCTGAACTTTTCCTGCCATGTCTTTGCCTTCTATGATCGGCTGAACCGCGTTCACATTAAAGCGTCACAAGGGACATTCAAGCCAAACTTTGGGTATGGTCTGAGGGTAATCTAAGCAGGCCCTTTTGTTCCAACAATTGAACAAAGGCCTGTTTGGGATGCAGCTGAAATCGATCTTCGGTGGCCATGGCGCTGAGGATGCGATCACATCGAAATGTGCGCAGATCACAGCGCAGATGATCCACCGCCAACACGTACCAAACCGGGTAATTCAGCAGCAGGTAATGCGGTTCAATATGTCGGTCCGTGGTTCGTTTTGCTTCGTCGCAATAGGTGATCGCGATGTTTTTCTGGGTCAAAAAGCACTGATGCAAGGTCTGAATGACCCGGCTGGGTGCAGGGGCGTTGGTGTTTTGCACCGGGGTTGATGCGGTGGGGCCGATCAGAATGCGCGACTTGATACGGTCCACTTGGCGGCGTTTATCCGGGGCAAATGACGCGACCAATTGCCGGCGGATTGATCCCAGATTGGCCAGAAAAATGGCTGAATTCATCTGTTCGGCAACGGCGATACTGATCAATAAATCAACGGCTTGGGTATAGTTTAGGTTCAACCGGCCCACACCCCAGTTCTGATCCAGCCGCACACCGCCGCCCCGGCCACGATCCGCATCAATCGGCAGGCCCTGATCGCGCATCAGCTGCAAATCACGACAGATCGTGCGTTCGCTGACATTGTGCTGTGCGGCCAGATCTTTGATTGTGCAATGGCTATCTTGTTTTAACTGCGCAGCCAGTAAATCCAGCCGTTTTAGTCGATCATATGTCTTTGTGCGTGCCATCGAACAAATACGCCATAAAATGTCATGTTTTGCAATAAACCCTGTGCCAGCACATCAAAGGAACTTGACATGAGCGACACAAATTCCGCGAACCTCACCCTGTTTTACGCCCCCAGAAGCCGGTCATTCACCGCGCTTTGGCTGCTCGAAGAGCTGGGCGAAGCCTATCACCTGGAAAGCTTTGACCTGGCGTCCAACCGCCATAAACAGGCCGATTATCTGGCGCTGAACCCAATGGGCAAAGTGCCATTGGTGATGGACGGGGAAAGGCCCGTTTCTGAATTGGGCGCGA carries:
- a CDS encoding PspA/IM30 family protein, coding for MFRTLSTLLAGASARSEDRVRDAFAIELIDQKIREADNSLKAAKATLATIIQRQRAEDRQANTLKSRISDMTARAQDALRADREDLAAEAAEAIANMENELTIRLETLDRLDQKGMRLRSSIEAGHRRIIDLKQGAIQARAVRREHHIQRRLNATAGTNTAVDEAEELIQRVIGADDPFEQSEILRGIENDLSHDTLADRMADHGFGAATRKTGQDVLAQLKAKKPNKSKH
- a CDS encoding TetR/AcrR family transcriptional regulator → MAGKVQERRKALRESLTLIAQRHIAQNGLGALRARDLAKEAGCALGAIYNVFGDLTDLVLEVNARTFKQLGADVAEALASADQTPLDQLTTMGQAYAHFAADHHHLWRALFDVDRPDGETAPDWYLAEMGRLLAYIDAPLRVAFRDMSDVERDLFTRTLFSSVHGIVLLGLENASAGVPTGQVDQMIALLLKRLVPAE
- a CDS encoding helix-turn-helix transcriptional regulator, producing MARTKTYDRLKRLDLLAAQLKQDSHCTIKDLAAQHNVSERTICRDLQLMRDQGLPIDADRGRGGGVRLDQNWGVGRLNLNYTQAVDLLISIAVAEQMNSAIFLANLGSIRRQLVASFAPDKRRQVDRIKSRILIGPTASTPVQNTNAPAPSRVIQTLHQCFLTQKNIAITYCDEAKRTTDRHIEPHYLLLNYPVWYVLAVDHLRCDLRTFRCDRILSAMATEDRFQLHPKQAFVQLLEQKGLLRLPSDHTQSLA